One genomic segment of Candidatus Hydrogenedentota bacterium includes these proteins:
- a CDS encoding M23 family metallopeptidase: MIAAVVLLMSATVSAHEEPYAWPLELPRAVTGTFGEYRGGRFHAGIDLMTGQNGRPVHAPADGYVMRVTCSPWGYGRALYLQLADGHVAVLGHLDGFAPGIAEYVRAEQHARERYTVELTPDPSRFQIKKGEHVAFSGSTGTVDPHLHYEIRDADNRPVNPRGCGVQWPDVTPPTIRAVLVVPGTSASTVNGDFLPAILKVRRTDDGSYVCGPVKASGRVVFGLDTIDPANNGNSRLGVYRIATTVDGVELFRIQFDRFSYDDRQNEWVSYYPFLMSEGAFLLQWRWPGNVCDIFRQTERDGWFDVPDRSVEVVMESSDVDGNAAAVRFLLEPDRAEEASAPVSGKTGKGKIDIECVNTWLVVSAVFTEPEPDAPRLFTEGTLGGSGQSFRRIDAKRFRVAIAPDEESCEIVVRVAHERIPPFEQRIHVFRRGDPERVISAGETSIAVKPDSPYGTMYLRAFPAKQHSASPLPLCGEPLRLWPAAMPVDRAIRLAFPSPEGNRMPGRVSVYRDTGSRWSCCSEPGIFAMDARMLGVYALMEDNKPPILGTIQVSGTGKRPKIRCEAHETGSGIAEWRLTCNGKWLLSEYDPARNVITWEQDEDLPEGPRAFSLQITDKAGNQTTVSGSSPSEEPPKKGKTVQPKSSKRRETGITKR, translated from the coding sequence ATGATTGCTGCGGTGGTGTTGCTCATGTCCGCGACCGTGTCCGCCCATGAGGAACCCTATGCATGGCCGCTGGAACTGCCGCGCGCGGTGACGGGCACATTTGGTGAATATCGGGGCGGACGTTTCCACGCGGGGATTGATCTGATGACCGGACAGAATGGACGGCCCGTTCATGCGCCTGCCGACGGATATGTCATGCGCGTGACATGCTCCCCGTGGGGATATGGCCGCGCGCTCTACCTGCAATTGGCCGATGGTCATGTGGCGGTTCTGGGCCATCTCGACGGTTTTGCGCCCGGCATTGCGGAATACGTGCGTGCGGAACAACATGCCCGCGAGCGGTATACCGTCGAATTGACGCCGGATCCCTCGCGCTTTCAGATAAAAAAAGGCGAGCACGTGGCGTTCAGCGGCAGCACGGGCACCGTGGATCCGCATCTCCATTACGAAATCCGCGATGCGGACAACCGGCCCGTGAATCCACGCGGTTGCGGCGTCCAATGGCCCGACGTCACGCCTCCCACCATCCGGGCCGTTCTCGTCGTGCCCGGAACATCAGCCTCGACGGTCAACGGGGATTTTCTTCCGGCGATTCTGAAGGTCCGGCGGACCGATGACGGCAGTTATGTCTGCGGTCCTGTGAAGGCTTCGGGACGTGTTGTTTTTGGACTCGACACCATTGATCCGGCGAACAATGGCAACAGCCGCCTCGGCGTCTACCGCATTGCAACGACCGTTGACGGGGTGGAACTTTTCCGAATTCAGTTCGACCGGTTTTCCTACGACGATCGTCAGAACGAGTGGGTCTCCTATTATCCATTTCTAATGAGTGAAGGCGCCTTTCTGCTGCAATGGCGCTGGCCGGGCAACGTTTGCGATATTTTCCGGCAAACGGAGCGCGACGGGTGGTTCGATGTGCCGGACCGGTCCGTCGAGGTCGTGATGGAATCGTCCGACGTGGACGGCAATGCGGCGGCCGTTCGTTTCCTTCTCGAACCGGATCGTGCCGAAGAAGCGTCTGCCCCCGTCTCCGGCAAGACGGGCAAGGGGAAGATTGACATCGAATGCGTCAACACATGGCTTGTGGTCTCGGCGGTGTTTACGGAGCCGGAACCGGATGCGCCCCGCCTTTTCACGGAAGGGACCCTTGGCGGATCCGGGCAGTCGTTTCGCCGCATTGACGCCAAGCGGTTCCGCGTGGCGATTGCCCCGGACGAAGAGTCGTGCGAAATTGTTGTTCGGGTCGCGCATGAACGCATACCGCCGTTCGAACAGCGCATCCATGTTTTCCGTCGCGGCGATCCGGAACGCGTCATAAGCGCGGGGGAGACGTCCATCGCCGTGAAGCCGGATTCGCCCTATGGCACGATGTATCTGCGCGCATTTCCCGCGAAACAGCACAGTGCTTCGCCTTTGCCCCTCTGCGGCGAGCCGCTTCGCCTCTGGCCCGCGGCCATGCCGGTTGACCGCGCGATCCGGCTGGCTTTTCCAAGTCCGGAAGGCAACAGGATGCCCGGGCGCGTGTCAGTTTATCGCGACACCGGATCGCGATGGTCGTGTTGCAGCGAACCGGGAATCTTCGCGATGGATGCGCGCATGTTGGGCGTTTACGCCCTGATGGAGGACAATAAACCGCCAATACTGGGGACGATTCAAGTGTCGGGAACCGGCAAACGGCCCAAGATCCGTTGTGAAGCACATGAAACCGGCAGCGGAATCGCCGAATGGCGCTTGACCTGTAATGGAAAGTGGCTGCTCAGTGAGTACGATCCGGCCCGAAACGTCATCACATGGGAGCAGGATGAAGACCTGCCGGAAGGGCCAAGGGCATTTTCGCTGCAAATCACCGACAAGGCGGGCAATCAAACGACCGTTTCAGGATCCAGTCCGTCTGAAGAACCGCCCAAGAAAGGCAAAACGGTTCAACCGAAATCCTCAAAACGCCGCGAAACCGGAATAACGAAAAGATAA
- a CDS encoding adenylate/guanylate cyclase domain-containing protein produces the protein MPQVIVEQPNMPPMTIPLSGDETRFGRAEDNDVVLVADEVSRHHAVLRRHGAKMLLRDLNSLNGTYVNRQRIVERVLSHMDEIWFGGKCRLVYRDDTMFGSASSSGLTESKLINDVNKIRAELDRAGNNLTLIAESGRTPLPEATLAGAVLPTPDDLITMGRAYRRLSALYRASKLIASDFDLSKRLSDVLDTAIEVMGADRGFILLHDETAKRLRVSVAREMGQELAASSPSMGIAGTSAIDGVPVLMGSSIDDSEFGMRESIIRQRITSAMAVPLRIEDRILGSIYVDSRKPNVTFNEEDLELFVSLATQLAMAIDNVRLYERMLAAEKKRSNLSRFLSPAIVDEIMKEDSVLELGGQKRMVTTLFCDIRGFTPIAERIPARLMVDLLNEHFTAMTEIVFTHQGTLDKYIGDEIMAVFGAPLSTDDDAGRAVRAAIAIQQQNAKLNEQRAADGRPIFHLGIGINSGEVIAGYIGSPMRMEFTVVGDHVNTARRLCDLAKPGQIIVGGSTHELIKDRVESRAIGSVALEGKANPVNAFEIIGLKE, from the coding sequence ATGCCGCAGGTGATTGTTGAGCAGCCGAATATGCCGCCCATGACCATTCCGTTGTCGGGCGATGAAACGCGTTTTGGCCGGGCCGAAGACAACGATGTCGTTCTTGTGGCGGACGAGGTTTCGCGCCACCACGCCGTGTTGCGCCGGCACGGCGCCAAAATGCTGCTCCGCGATTTGAACAGCCTCAACGGCACCTATGTCAACCGGCAGCGCATTGTCGAACGGGTCTTGTCGCACATGGACGAAATCTGGTTCGGCGGAAAATGCCGGCTCGTGTACCGCGACGACACCATGTTCGGAAGCGCTTCTTCGTCCGGCCTGACCGAGTCGAAACTCATCAATGACGTGAACAAAATCCGCGCGGAACTCGACCGGGCCGGCAACAATCTAACGCTGATTGCGGAGAGCGGCCGGACGCCGTTGCCCGAGGCCACGTTGGCCGGCGCCGTCCTGCCCACGCCGGACGATTTGATTACGATGGGCCGCGCGTACCGGCGGTTGTCCGCCTTGTACCGCGCCAGCAAATTGATCGCATCCGATTTCGACTTGTCCAAACGCTTGTCCGACGTGCTTGACACGGCCATCGAGGTGATGGGCGCGGATCGCGGCTTTATTCTGTTGCACGACGAAACGGCCAAACGCCTTCGGGTAAGCGTTGCGCGCGAGATGGGCCAGGAACTGGCGGCCAGTTCGCCGAGCATGGGCATCGCGGGGACATCCGCCATAGACGGCGTGCCCGTGCTGATGGGCAGTTCAATAGACGACTCCGAGTTCGGTATGCGCGAGAGCATCATCAGGCAGCGCATCACCAGCGCGATGGCCGTCCCGTTGCGCATCGAGGATCGCATACTCGGTTCTATTTACGTGGATTCGCGCAAGCCCAATGTAACCTTCAACGAGGAAGACCTCGAACTCTTTGTTTCGCTGGCCACCCAACTCGCCATGGCGATTGATAATGTGCGCCTGTACGAACGCATGCTGGCCGCCGAGAAAAAACGATCCAATCTCAGCCGATTTCTTTCGCCCGCCATCGTTGACGAAATCATGAAAGAGGATTCGGTGCTCGAACTCGGCGGGCAAAAACGCATGGTCACCACGCTCTTTTGCGACATCCGGGGATTCACGCCCATCGCCGAACGCATACCAGCGCGCCTCATGGTGGATCTGCTCAACGAGCATTTCACCGCGATGACCGAAATCGTTTTTACGCACCAGGGAACCCTTGACAAGTATATTGGCGATGAAATCATGGCGGTGTTCGGCGCGCCGCTTTCCACCGATGACGATGCCGGTCGCGCCGTTCGCGCGGCCATCGCCATCCAGCAACAAAACGCCAAACTCAACGAACAACGCGCCGCGGACGGCCGCCCGATTTTCCATCTTGGCATCGGGATCAACTCCGGCGAGGTCATCGCGGGCTATATAGGATCCCCCATGCGCATGGAGTTCACGGTCGTCGGGGATCATGTCAACACCGCGCGCCGCTTGTGTGACTTGGCCAAGCCTGGACAAATTATCGTTGGCGGTTCAACCCACGAATTGATCAAGGATCGTGTGGAATCGCGCGCCATCGGCAGTGTCGCGCTTGAAGGCAAGGCGAATCCCGTAAACGCCTTCGAAATCATAGGGCTGAAAGAGTAA
- a CDS encoding sulfatase-like hydrolase/transferase, giving the protein MAIVFYVAALVLSSGLAGLMASQILGEYGYIHGLNMSATAAGGAACAFASLQLFYMAGLRLLFPTRSRAPLFGEALSQLAALSFVPYLLHLPVPWPHPALQKFALFIFLGGFVAAHGFLKLASFYAAIRGKPAGRLPMLAWLLCGGICMGGSVFLSSAWLRAAESRQAMAPSQTARHVINGQYATARLTPERAAIPVEWGGRSGGALALLLARPEEGAPDFAPDAVDDAERIARAYVTFEFGKKNRVTVSATLAQDAWTEVRLPVDQIPKNQTKALVFWESHKAPAWQRHLGIRPSAAMDRCLLVAGPHVQEERAPGGGPNFVLVVVDALGADHVSALGYKRGTTPLLDRLAHSALLFSNAYTPAPESAAACATVLTGVNPLRHGFLGRRAGPLPDGLRTIAEIFLEKGYATAAFTDGEMPSGLERGFLLLDSSQPSPDADSAAILDKAQSWILAHAGVKYFVFVHLRELGNFQWRERYAPGFTKGVENPTTLDAYDSALAYVDHCLGSFLQAIRSSDAGKSTVTAVTSSHGYDFFTEPQMASAAGLSERSLHVPLWLHGTDIKKTERPDPIGLEDLAPTLLALAGTASSIEMDGENLLPGPLKKTPVSMSGSPLALSIRFDRWRLTWQSGRMAFGSGETTDSGAVLGLYDALQARRLGVCADVSARNPDLTARLRTRLEDYLKKKGSQP; this is encoded by the coding sequence ATGGCTATTGTATTTTATGTGGCGGCGCTTGTGTTGTCTTCGGGTTTGGCGGGGTTGATGGCGAGCCAGATCCTCGGCGAATACGGCTATATTCACGGATTGAACATGTCGGCAACAGCGGCAGGCGGCGCGGCTTGCGCCTTTGCGTCGTTGCAATTGTTTTACATGGCCGGACTGCGGCTGCTCTTTCCGACCCGATCGCGCGCGCCGTTGTTTGGCGAGGCGCTGTCGCAACTGGCGGCGTTGAGCTTTGTGCCGTACCTGCTTCATCTGCCGGTTCCGTGGCCGCATCCCGCGTTGCAAAAATTCGCGTTGTTCATTTTTCTGGGCGGTTTTGTCGCGGCGCACGGTTTTTTGAAACTGGCGAGTTTCTATGCGGCCATTCGCGGCAAACCGGCGGGTCGGCTTCCCATGTTGGCGTGGTTGTTGTGCGGCGGCATCTGCATGGGCGGCTCGGTATTTCTTTCATCGGCATGGTTGCGGGCGGCGGAAAGCCGACAGGCGATGGCCCCTTCACAAACGGCGCGCCATGTCATTAACGGGCAATATGCAACAGCGCGGTTGACACCGGAGCGTGCGGCGATTCCGGTCGAGTGGGGGGGGCGGTCCGGTGGCGCCTTGGCTTTGTTGCTTGCCCGTCCGGAAGAGGGCGCGCCCGATTTTGCCCCCGATGCGGTTGACGATGCCGAACGGATCGCGCGCGCGTATGTGACGTTCGAGTTCGGCAAAAAGAACCGCGTGACAGTTTCCGCGACTCTTGCCCAAGACGCTTGGACGGAGGTGCGTCTGCCGGTGGACCAGATTCCCAAAAATCAGACGAAAGCCCTTGTGTTTTGGGAATCGCACAAAGCGCCGGCATGGCAGCGGCATTTGGGCATTCGCCCCTCGGCGGCCATGGACCGGTGTTTGCTCGTGGCGGGGCCTCATGTGCAGGAGGAGCGCGCGCCGGGAGGCGGGCCAAACTTTGTCCTCGTTGTCGTGGACGCCCTTGGAGCGGATCATGTGTCGGCCTTGGGCTACAAGCGCGGCACGACGCCTTTGCTTGACCGGCTGGCCCACAGCGCCTTGTTGTTCAGTAACGCCTACACGCCCGCGCCGGAGTCTGCGGCGGCATGCGCAACCGTGCTGACAGGCGTGAATCCGCTTCGGCACGGATTTCTTGGCCGTCGCGCCGGGCCGCTGCCGGATGGTCTGCGCACGATCGCGGAGATCTTTTTGGAAAAAGGATACGCCACGGCGGCCTTTACGGATGGTGAAATGCCCAGTGGGCTTGAACGTGGGTTTCTACTATTGGATTCCTCGCAGCCTTCGCCGGACGCGGATAGCGCCGCGATCCTCGACAAGGCGCAATCGTGGATTTTAGCCCATGCCGGTGTGAAGTATTTTGTCTTTGTGCATTTGCGCGAACTGGGGAATTTTCAGTGGCGCGAACGGTATGCGCCGGGTTTTACGAAGGGCGTGGAAAATCCGACGACGCTTGACGCTTACGACAGCGCCCTTGCCTATGTGGATCATTGTCTGGGATCGTTTTTGCAGGCGATACGTAGTTCCGACGCGGGTAAATCCACGGTGACAGCTGTGACATCTTCCCACGGATACGACTTTTTCACGGAGCCCCAAATGGCGTCCGCCGCCGGCCTTTCCGAACGATCGTTGCATGTTCCGTTATGGTTGCACGGGACCGACATCAAAAAAACCGAACGACCCGATCCGATCGGGCTTGAAGATCTCGCCCCAACGCTTCTTGCCTTAGCCGGCACGGCCTCAAGCATTGAAATGGACGGGGAGAACCTTCTGCCCGGACCCCTGAAAAAAACGCCCGTATCCATGTCCGGTTCCCCGCTGGCCTTGTCCATCCGTTTTGATCGCTGGCGGCTGACATGGCAATCGGGACGCATGGCATTTGGATCAGGAGAAACGACAGATTCGGGCGCCGTTTTGGGACTCTATGATGCGCTTCAGGCGCGGCGACTGGGTGTGTGTGCCGATGTGTCCGCCAGAAATCCAGATCTGACCGCGCGCCTGAGGACGCGGTTGGAGGATTACCTCAAAAAGAAAGGTTCGCAACCTTGA
- a CDS encoding tetratricopeptide repeat protein — MSTILDALKRVEEQLRSETGRKNRETQAHGPDDSTVPGELGVQTGEDGEAMRVYHGLVDLIGGMQDRIRAELDDLRAESRSRLEENFKMVEMLRDELRRQENALHDLQLRREADRAADCASRAEAQNEAQTRWRHFMSEIGKTVDELKREFASQREMYAEETLQRDAECEAGEVALAAAQSEIMPLKQAQAEMQQGMAQIVRTIETLKADAARVQEAVQATNVQRDDDRAAAKKAMAAWESQLVPLTQALAKDRDAIAELDQAAAALRKDFESLRKDLQMEARKRDAEREAEQAVLTALQTQDERLNQTLIKMSENLTELERAIDAVQTGLSRQEEALRAEIQQNAPARKSTEAALAGMKSGMDALNRRHDETDKALASIVRALPSIQNELKEFREAVKNEARQRTAEREAGKAALSEVMSRLDGLQQGLDGHKEIVSETLSEAMSTLRDLRKRVSACEDALSRIHRKEGVESATETETASGDASREAARFDEMRHARSPHAMDKREAQRLHAEAGEAYLKGDYAGALGILDAINAAFPNNRSILYNRAECLISLKRNDEARELCDYLANVLDHAPARELRDTIKD; from the coding sequence GTGAGCACGATTCTGGATGCATTGAAGCGGGTTGAGGAACAACTACGCAGCGAGACCGGGCGTAAAAATAGGGAAACTCAGGCCCATGGGCCGGACGATTCCACGGTCCCAGGCGAATTGGGCGTTCAGACCGGGGAAGACGGCGAGGCCATGAGGGTCTATCATGGCCTTGTGGATTTGATTGGGGGCATGCAGGATCGCATCCGGGCGGAATTGGACGATCTGCGGGCTGAATCGCGGTCGCGACTTGAAGAAAACTTCAAGATGGTGGAAATGTTGCGCGACGAATTACGCCGGCAGGAGAATGCCCTGCACGATCTGCAATTGCGGCGGGAGGCGGATCGAGCGGCCGATTGCGCTTCGCGGGCCGAGGCACAAAATGAAGCGCAAACCCGATGGCGGCATTTCATGTCGGAAATCGGCAAAACCGTGGATGAACTGAAGCGGGAGTTTGCATCTCAACGGGAGATGTATGCCGAGGAAACCCTGCAGCGGGACGCGGAATGCGAGGCTGGCGAAGTTGCACTGGCGGCGGCCCAATCCGAGATCATGCCGCTGAAACAGGCCCAGGCCGAGATGCAGCAAGGCATGGCCCAGATTGTCCGTACAATCGAAACGTTGAAAGCGGATGCCGCGCGCGTGCAGGAAGCCGTTCAGGCGACAAATGTGCAGCGTGACGATGATCGCGCCGCAGCGAAGAAGGCCATGGCCGCCTGGGAGTCCCAATTGGTTCCCTTGACCCAGGCGCTTGCAAAAGACCGGGATGCCATCGCGGAATTGGACCAGGCGGCGGCCGCGTTGCGGAAGGATTTCGAATCCTTGCGCAAGGATCTTCAGATGGAAGCCCGGAAACGGGATGCCGAACGCGAGGCGGAACAGGCGGTCTTGACGGCGCTTCAGACCCAGGACGAGCGCTTGAATCAGACGCTGATCAAAATGAGCGAGAACCTTACGGAACTGGAGCGGGCTATTGATGCGGTCCAGACGGGCCTTTCGCGGCAGGAAGAAGCGCTTCGGGCTGAAATCCAGCAGAATGCGCCGGCGAGGAAATCCACCGAAGCCGCGCTGGCCGGCATGAAGTCCGGCATGGACGCCTTGAATCGAAGGCATGATGAAACGGACAAGGCCTTGGCATCCATCGTCCGGGCGCTGCCGTCTATCCAAAACGAATTGAAGGAATTTCGTGAGGCTGTCAAGAACGAGGCGCGGCAACGGACTGCGGAGCGTGAAGCGGGAAAAGCCGCGCTTTCGGAAGTGATGTCGAGATTGGACGGTCTGCAACAAGGCCTTGACGGACATAAAGAGATCGTTTCCGAAACGTTGTCGGAAGCCATGTCAACGCTGAGGGATCTCCGAAAGCGCGTTTCTGCTTGCGAGGACGCTCTTTCCCGGATTCATCGAAAAGAAGGGGTTGAATCCGCGACTGAGACGGAAACAGCGTCGGGGGATGCCAGCCGTGAAGCAGCCCGGTTTGATGAAATGCGGCATGCCCGGTCCCCACACGCCATGGACAAGCGGGAGGCGCAGCGGCTTCACGCCGAAGCGGGGGAGGCGTATCTCAAGGGCGATTATGCCGGCGCATTGGGTATTTTGGATGCCATAAATGCCGCATTTCCGAACAACCGCAGCATTCTCTACAATCGCGCGGAATGCCTGATTTCCTTGAAACGAAACGACGAGGCGCGGGAACTCTGCGACTACCTTGCCAATGTTCTCGATCATGCGCCGGCCCGCGAACTGCGTGACACGATAAAAGACTGA
- a CDS encoding peptidylprolyl isomerase encodes MKKTVTGCLWAGLLAATMFAWGQAPDLQNLDLVLRSVPDGPIAKVNGQNIPKEEFITLYQTELLAVTSRLGSKNVDDRLRMETALHSLRTLLQHEILYQEAVKRKLTVSEKELDEQWKEAMTRLEKSVEKAGDKDLSEEDILKKAGKTREESRAELRRSLLVRKMRDRIIAEKKITVSDADVAAFYEKNKEEFKQPERLHVEQIFVAARKGPRDPDDPKKKEQARQKIEQALKRVQAGESFAAVAKAMSDAPDASKGGDMGILPVTQLPPIYVKAAASMRPGDVSGILESEYGFHFIRLVEMVAASDADPEKASSFIRSLLMAQEGDKAVIEFCKPTFDAPGAVEVYLQLEKTIATTPGLEGLLLDKNQKEADPQQNSNRSASKPSDAATKPKSPAQKPVKR; translated from the coding sequence GTGAAAAAAACGGTTACAGGATGCTTATGGGCCGGCTTGTTGGCGGCTACGATGTTTGCTTGGGGTCAGGCGCCGGATCTTCAGAACCTGGATTTGGTGCTTCGATCGGTGCCGGACGGCCCCATCGCCAAAGTCAACGGCCAAAACATCCCGAAAGAAGAATTTATTACCCTGTATCAAACTGAACTATTGGCCGTGACCAGCCGGCTTGGTTCCAAAAATGTGGATGATCGCCTGCGCATGGAAACGGCGCTGCACAGTCTTCGCACGCTGCTTCAGCACGAGATCCTTTACCAGGAGGCGGTCAAGCGCAAACTGACCGTTTCCGAAAAGGAACTCGATGAACAATGGAAAGAAGCCATGACCCGGCTGGAAAAAAGCGTCGAAAAGGCGGGGGACAAGGATCTTTCCGAGGAAGATATTTTGAAAAAGGCGGGGAAAACGCGGGAGGAATCGCGGGCTGAACTGCGCAGGTCGTTGCTGGTCCGGAAAATGCGCGATCGAATTATCGCCGAAAAGAAGATAACCGTGAGCGACGCGGACGTGGCCGCGTTTTACGAAAAGAACAAAGAGGAGTTCAAGCAGCCGGAACGGCTCCATGTCGAACAGATTTTCGTTGCGGCCCGAAAGGGACCACGCGATCCGGACGATCCGAAGAAAAAAGAGCAAGCCCGCCAGAAAATCGAGCAGGCCCTCAAACGGGTTCAGGCCGGGGAAAGTTTTGCCGCCGTTGCGAAAGCCATGTCGGATGCGCCGGATGCCTCCAAGGGGGGCGACATGGGCATTCTTCCCGTTACGCAGTTACCGCCCATCTATGTCAAGGCTGCCGCCTCGATGCGTCCGGGCGATGTTAGCGGCATACTGGAAAGTGAATATGGGTTTCATTTCATCCGGCTGGTGGAAATGGTGGCCGCGAGCGACGCGGATCCCGAAAAGGCGTCTTCCTTTATCCGATCGCTGCTCATGGCGCAAGAGGGCGACAAGGCGGTCATCGAGTTTTGCAAACCGACGTTCGATGCGCCCGGCGCGGTGGAAGTCTATCTGCAACTGGAAAAGACCATAGCGACCACACCCGGCCTCGAAGGGCTATTGCTTGACAAAAATCAAAAGGAAGCCGATCCGCAACAAAACAGTAACCGCTCGGCATCCAAACCGTCCGATGCCGCAACAAAGCCCAAATCGCCGGCACAGAAACCCGTCAAGCGCTGA
- a CDS encoding carbonic anhydrase: protein MAGREAASGMLTPEDVIAFLKAGNARFAEDRRTHLRADKDRRRETAEGGQRPLATVLSCSDSRVPVELLFDQGIGDLFVIRVPGNVCNDDEIGAIEYGVGHLHTTLCLVLGHTKCGAVTAVVEQNHLQGALARLVASIGESADVVRRETPQHQSKDLVEAVARANVRGTMARLIAGSSIVREAVDRGNVKIVGAMYDIETGVVSWMD, encoded by the coding sequence ATGGCAGGGCGTGAGGCAGCATCCGGCATGCTGACTCCGGAAGACGTAATCGCTTTCTTGAAAGCGGGCAACGCCCGTTTTGCGGAAGACCGGCGAACACATCTACGCGCAGACAAGGATCGCCGCCGCGAAACGGCCGAAGGTGGACAACGCCCGCTTGCCACGGTATTGAGTTGCTCCGATTCACGCGTGCCCGTCGAACTTCTTTTTGATCAGGGCATCGGCGATCTATTCGTCATCCGCGTGCCGGGCAACGTATGCAACGATGATGAGATCGGAGCCATCGAGTACGGCGTGGGCCATCTTCATACAACGCTCTGCCTCGTCCTAGGTCACACGAAATGCGGGGCGGTAACGGCGGTGGTCGAGCAGAATCACCTCCAGGGGGCTCTGGCCCGACTGGTCGCTAGCATTGGGGAATCAGCCGACGTGGTCAGGCGGGAAACACCGCAACACCAAAGCAAGGATCTTGTCGAAGCCGTGGCGCGCGCCAACGTGCGTGGGACAATGGCCCGGTTGATTGCCGGCAGTTCAATCGTGCGCGAGGCCGTGGACCGCGGCAACGTCAAAATTGTCGGCGCCATGTACGACATCGAGACGGGTGTCGTTTCCTGGATGGACTGA
- the nth gene encoding endonuclease III, which translates to MTTFKQTLRAKRERAAAVYERLRALYPEATCSLTYRSPLQLLVATILAAQCTDARVNIVTKTLFKRFKTPWDYVEAPREELENAIRTCGFFRQKAKSIVGACRRIIEVHGGEVPRTMEELVALDGVGRKTANCVLGQCFGVPSVIVDTHCIRLGNRLGFTKSMDPVIIERELMRIWPRETWTQFSHCLVFHGRAVCHARKPRCGECAIIALCPFGERNAAR; encoded by the coding sequence TTGACGACATTCAAGCAAACACTACGGGCAAAACGTGAACGGGCGGCGGCCGTTTATGAACGATTACGCGCACTGTATCCGGAGGCGACGTGTTCGCTTACCTATCGTTCCCCGCTTCAATTGTTGGTGGCGACGATACTCGCGGCGCAATGCACGGACGCCCGCGTGAACATCGTCACCAAGACGCTTTTCAAGCGATTCAAAACGCCGTGGGACTACGTCGAGGCGCCTCGGGAAGAACTGGAAAACGCCATCCGCACCTGTGGTTTTTTTCGACAGAAGGCCAAGAGCATCGTCGGAGCCTGTCGCCGTATCATTGAGGTTCACGGGGGAGAAGTGCCGCGCACGATGGAGGAACTTGTCGCCCTTGACGGCGTTGGCCGCAAGACCGCCAACTGCGTCCTTGGGCAATGTTTCGGGGTGCCGTCGGTCATCGTGGATACGCACTGCATTCGCCTGGGCAACCGCCTGGGTTTCACGAAAAGCATGGATCCGGTCATCATCGAACGCGAGCTGATGAGGATCTGGCCGCGGGAGACGTGGACCCAATTCTCCCATTGCCTCGTCTTCCACGGGCGGGCGGTGTGCCATGCCCGAAAACCGCGCTGCGGCGAATGCGCGATAATCGCCCTTTGTCCATTCGGCGAGCGGAACGCCGCCCGATGA